A segment of the Odoribacter splanchnicus DSM 20712 genome:
GGTTTGCAGTACCTGATCGGGAGCAGCATATACATCACATCCGCGGCCCAGTTCACAGGGATTGTGGAATACGGTTTTCAGCTCGCTTTGATGTGGGGTGATGAGTTTATTCCGAATCAGGTCGTTCAGGTATTCGGTGTGGTGCATGACCTTTAGGTTCAATCGGTATTCTTCCCGGAAAGTCTTGTAACAGATCGGGCAGGAAGTGACCAGTAATCCGGCCCCTGAGTTCTCGATCCGGGCTTTGTTTTTTTCCACGATCACCGAAGCGGCACTGTGGTTACCAGCCAGCATCATAGGCCGGCCACAACAGATACCTGTCTGTTGGTCGATAAAGGTGTAATCGACCCCGGCTTTCCGGAAGATATGTTCCATGGCCTGGATAACGGATGGGGTGAGGTGCCCCATACAACCGGCGAAATAAGCTACTTTGGCCGGGAGGGCCGGTTGGGGCTGAATGTAGTCGTAGGTCGATTTTGTAATATGGGTGTAATCGGTACGTTGGCTTAACCGTAATGCATTCAGTTTCAGATCTACCGGGCAGGCTGCCTCACAACGTCCGCACATCAGACAGTCCGCTATTTGTACGGTATGTTCTTTTTCATGACGTAGTTTTTTCAAGAAATAAACCGGCTGGGTATCGGTGTGACCGAGAGAAGTGCCGAGCTGACAGCGGTCGATACAAATACCGCAACGCGAACAGGAATAGAGTTGAAACTGACTGATTCCTGTAAATTGTTTCCCTTGTTTGATTCCCCAGTTTTTCAGAAAAATATAAACGATTTCTGTCGGGATATGCATATACCGGGAAAAGGGAAGAAGCAGGAAAAAAAGCCCTAAAGCCGAAGAATAAGCCCACCAGGCCGGATAAGCGAGCGATTCGATCGGTAAGAAAGTGTCGAAAAAATTACCTGCCGAATGAGTCAGAAAACTGCCTCCTCCGCGTACTCCACTGGTGAAACTCTCAGCCAGAAAGCGAAGAGGGAATATTAACCACAATACCGTGAGGATGAGTAAGTCGAAAGGACGATGATTGGTTGTTTTTTTCAAACCAAGTGCTTTGGAATACATTCGTTTCAGAAAAGCCAGAGTCAATCCGGAGAGGATCATCAACAAGATCAGATCCATCAGGAAAGCAAAAGTGCTGCTATAGGGAAATGTTTCCTGTGCCGGATGAAAATAACGGAAAAATATAGCAAAATAAGGTGGATTGAAAATACTGGTATGGTACACCAACGACTCGATTTTACCCACAACGATCAGCAAAAACCAACCTAATCCGAAACACATGTGCATATATCCCAGAAAAGGATTGGTACGGAAGATTTTATGATGTACAAGACTTTCCAGGAATACTTCTTTACCGGCTTTCAGGGTTTTCAGGCTGAAAAGATTTCGCCGGATCGTTCGTTTGTCTTCTGGAGAAAAGGTACGAATCCAACGGGCATATTTGATGACCAGATAGATCAGGAGGATATTCAGACCGATAGTGAAAGGAAGTACAAAAGGATCGTAATACATAGTTAAAAAAGTAAAAGGTAAAGAGCTAAAGGCTGTTTATATATTTGAGCATGGTTAGGATCATGCGCCGGGTATCTACTCCCCGGGGACAAACCAGCAGACATTTTCCACACAACATACATTTTTGGAGGTGCTCACCGACTTCTTTGGTTTCACCCCGTTTCACCAGCATTTGCAGTTTACGGATATTGAATTCGGTCAGGTTGCTGGCGGTACAAGTGGCCGAACAGCCTCCGCATCCGATACAGAGCTTGCTACTGGGAACCTCGGTCGTCATGGCCGTTACCAGACTTTTATCATTTTTATCATAATCGATGACCCGCGCTTCAGATATTGAAAAACCCCAAAAGTTCATAGAAATTCAGCTTCGAAGATTAATGCTTGTTTTCGTTATTTTTCAGATATTCTCCGATAGTGATCGCTGCAGAACGTGCATCGGTGAGTGTGTCGGTCAGGTTCATGGGAGAGGAGCTGCATCCGGCAATAAAAATGCCTGGCCGGTTGGTTCGGTTGGTTCCCGTGTGGGGGTCTCCGACCCGGATAAAGCCGTTGGGAGCTATGTCGAGGCCGAGCATCGAAGCGAGCTGCGTACTGCCTTCGGAAGGTTCCATACCTACCATTAGCACCATCAGATCGAGGGTCATCTTCAAAGGTTTACCCACCAGTGTATCTTCGACTTTAATAAGCAATTGTTTTTCTCTGTTTTCAGAAGCTTCCGACAAACGTCCCCGTACAAATTTGATGTTGTATTTTTCCTGTGCTTCCCGGTAGAGTTCTTCATATCCCGGACCGAACATGCGCATATCCATATAAAAACATAGTATTTCGGTTTCCGGCAACATCTCACGAAGTTCGATGGCTTGTTTGACTGCTGTTACGCAACAGAGTTTGGAACAGTGGTAATTACAAATCTTTTCGTCTCTTGAGCCTACACAATGAATCAATCCGATTCGTTTGGGGATCTGACCGGTAGAGGTGGCTATGTGATGATTGATGAAGAAATTTTCCAGTTCTACGGAAGTGATCACATTTTCGTAGATGCCATACCCATATTCTTCTTTCCGGCGGGCGTTAAATAGGCGGAAGCCACTGGTTACCAATAAGGCATCTCCTTTTAATAAGGCTCCGTCGTTCAGTTCCAGGGTGAATTTATTATTTTCTGTCCGTGAAATTTTGACCGGATAATTTCCCAAATGGAGATGAATATCAGGGCGTTGTATATTTTGGCGGAGACTTTGATTCAGATCACGGGCTTGTTTCCGGTCGGGGAAGAGTTGATACCAGTTATTCAGATTTCCTCCGGTTTCGCTTTCTTTTTCGATCAATTCTACCGTTTCACCTGCCTGAGTCAGCCGGTAGGCTGCCTCACATCCTGCGGGTCCTGCACCTATAATGATAACACACATATTATTTGTTTTTCATTCTATATTCGGTTGTTTACAATGGAGTGGGGCAGATCAGACTTTGAGATAAGTGGGACACTGGGGATGTCCCATATCCTCACCCCGGATATTTTTATATTTAGCCTCCGGATCATATCGGATACCCATTTTATCCAATAGAGGCTCGACGCTGACCTGATGCATTTGCAGGCCGATCTCCCAGGGATCGTATCCTAAAACCAAAGCCGCCACTTCTTCATAGGTCAGAACAGGGATACCGTAACCATCCGGACCGTAAGTGGTACCTTCCATTTCACTGATGGTGTATTGCCACTTGTCCAGAAACATGGCACAACCCGGGCAATTGGTAATAATAAAGTCCGGTTCATAGGGTTGCATGGATTCGAATTTCTTTTTCGAATTTGCGACAGAGAATCCCCGGTTGGCTAATACCAGGTAATTCCGGAAACCGAATCCGCAACAGTGTCGTCTTTCGGGGTAGTCGACCGGTTGGCCTCCCCAAGCGGAGACCATTCCCGACAATACAGCAGGAAATTCTGCCCCCCCGATGCCTTTGCTGGGAAACATTTTAGCGTAATGACAACCGATGTGGTCGACTACTTGCAAAGGGCGTCCGGTGTGTATATCTACCAGACTATATTTTTTCTGAGCTGCAATTTCATTTCTGAATTTATAGATGACATCGGAAGTATGTGCCAGGTTCTTCGGCTTTTGGAATTCCCGTTTCGTTGCTTTCCATAAAAATTCCCGGGTCTTTTCTTCCCATTCGGGATGAGTCTCCCAGGTATGCAGGATTTCTGTATAAATACCGAAAGAAGTAATGCAGGAGGGAGTCATATTTTCGAATCCGGCTTCAGTCATCAAAGCAAAATGACGGGCGACGACGGTCATGATAGTCTCGATCGGTACGACATCGGAATGATAACCGATACCTGTGCAAGTCGTGTGTCGCGGATCGTCGAGAACAGTTTTTCCCAATTTATTATTCAGTATATCCAGATAAGCCCATTCGGACCCTGGAAAAAAAGTCTGACGAATACAACTTCTCGCATAATAATACCGATCATCAGCAATCTCTTTCTGATAATCATTCCATATTTGTTGTTTACCTTCCAGATTCATTTCTTTTTCCTCTTTCTGTATTTCTCCTTTTCTCTCTTTTTTCCCTTCTTTCTTTCTAGCCTCTAGCTTCTAGCCTTTCGCTTTTTACCTCCCCCCATGTCTCCCATTGTTATCCGTATAAGTATGCAGAAAATAACTTTCCGGGTCCATCCCTTCTTCCTCGGCTTTTTGGAGGGAATAGGTTTCGATATTCTCCATGAATTCCGATCCTCCGGTTACTTCGAAGATTTGTTTCAGTTCGTTGAGCGAGTCGTCGTCGACTTTTCTTAAGGCGCCGGCTCCCGTTTGTTTGTAATTCGAATGTGTTCGTTCGTATACCTCGTCGCGGTGTTCATAAATCCATTCCCAGACAGGACCTTGTTCCGGATGCATTTCCGGTTTCACAATATCGGGAGTGACGCAATAGCCGTAATTCAGTATGTTATTTCCTAATATTCTTTTCAGGGCAAATTGCTGACGTCCTTTTTCAGATTCGGTAAACCATCCTTTTTCCTGTGATAATCTGCGTAGTGCCATGATGATTCCGCCGGGTGTATTACAGCGTGGACAACGGGTTTTGCACGACATACATTCTCCGCAATACCAAATCGTATCGGATTTCAGTAACCCTTCGATACTCTCTTCGTCCTGGCGTTGGACTGTGTCGGCTATTATTCGGGGATCATAATTGTAAAATTCGGCAGAAGGGCAAATAGCTGTACAAACTCCACAGTTCATACAACTATTTAAGCTTTCTATATAGTGAATATCTTTTTTTAAACTGTCTATTAAGGACATGATTTTACCATTTATTTAAAATGAATGCCAAAAAGGCATATCGAATCACATGCAAAGGTATCCTGATCATGCTGGAAAATAAAGATGGTAAATGCGTATTAGGCGGTGGTGTTTATACTTACAACCTGAGAATTGGAGAAGGAGCGAATTAAAGTTTGTTCTTCTTTTCTCCATTGTTCCTGAGAAAACGTAGAATTATTCTGTTACTTACTCGTCTTCGGTGTTCGTGTTTGGGGACGCGGTCGCTTCTGTCGGTCATCTAGCTTTTTCTTTCACTGACCGGCGGAACTCCTCGCAGGCTCGTCAGACACCACCGGTCGGTCGTTCAGAAAAAGCAAGACGACACTCGCCAGAGCTCCAATGGTCCCCGAACACGAACACCTCCGACTTACGTTATCACTGCCGGGCAAGCTAAACCGAACCTGAAAACCATAAATTTCAGCAAAAAAAGATTTTCCGATAAAATAACCCAATTATCCATAATCCGATAGAGGTGAGCCGGTCTGACGGTATAAAACCCGGAATCGGAATAGAAAGAAAAAAAATGAACCTACGTTTTTTGATGACTTTATCTGTTTAATTATATGGAGGTAATTGATAAGTAAAAGTTCGCTGGTCTTCCTTTCGTATCTTATGAGATAGATCAATATGCCGGAAAGCTGAAAAATAAGATTGCTCAGACTAGTTTATCCGGATTCTTCTTGATGAAATCGTTCCAGGATTTACAGGTATGCCCTGCTGAAGTCAGCGGATTACAACTTTGCAGATAATGACAATAAGCGATAGCAATAGCATCTGTTTCGTCCAGCATTTCTGAGGTGGTGTGTAAAGTCATAAACTTACCTAGTAAAAGGGCGATTTGTTCTTTTGAGGCGGTTCCCGAACCGGTAACACTCATTTTAATCTTCCGTGGAGCATATTCGAAAATGGGGATATCTCTTTGGAGAGCAGCTGCAATAGCAACCCCTTGAGCCCGGCCGAGTTTTAGCATGGATTGAACGTTCTTTCCATAAAACTGAGCTTCTATCGCCAGTTCATCCGGTTGATAACTATCGATCACTTGTAGGGTACGGCTGAATATCCGCTGAAGTTTGATATAAGGGTCTGTAATTTTAATCATATCTACAATTCCCGATACTACTAATTCCGGTTTTTGGTTTTTTCCGAATACTTTGATGATCGCATATCCCATAAAGTTGGTACCGGGGTCGATTCCCATAATTAATTTTTCCATAACTTTAGATTTCTGTCAATATACTACTAAAGCATAAATACCGATTAGAAAAAATTTGGATAATCTTTTTTTCTATATCCGGCAGCCATTCATCCAAAAAGTGGTTTTGTTGTTCTTCGGAATTGAAAACCAACTGTAAGGAATAAGTTTTACCTTCGGGCTGATCGATCGATACTTTGGTGAAGATAATATCTTCACAAAGGCGGTTGGTCTGAAGTACGGAAATATAGTTCTTCCGGATAAAACCGATCCATGCTGTTTCGATGTCTTCATCGATGATAAAACTGGTATTGTAAATGATTCGCATAAAATTCGTTTTAAAGGTTATTTACCTCTGTTTGTTCTCCGGCTTCCAGATCCCGGTAGAGTTTGGCTGCTTCAATACTGTAAACACTACCCGAATAATCGGTGACGAGTAACCGATACAATTCTTTCGCTTGTTGCAGTTCTTTTTGTTTTCTCTTCAGACCGGCAAGTTGGAATAAAGCTTCGGCCTTGATATATACTTGTTCCGAACGATCTTTTAATTCGCTTAGTAACTTGGCAGCCTCTTCATCCTGGAAACATGCGCAGAGCGACCGGGCTTTTTGCAGGGTGGCGTAATCGGAGATACCCGGCGAACAGTGCCCGATCAGGCTGTCCAATCGGGGGAGAACTTCTTGAAACTGTTGTTTATAAAGCAGATATTCTGTGCGTCCCATTTTTTCTAAATCCCGGTTATCCCCTTCTGCCTCATAATTCATATGGATGAAATGGGACATTTGGATAGCATCGTTAGAGATCAGCTTACTTGTTGCTCCTTTCAATACATCGAACTGAGCTTTTGCCCACAAGAGATCACCTGCATAATAAGCTAACATTGCCTTTTTCAGTTTGGCCTCATACCCGATGTCATTGTTCGGATTTGCCTTTTCAAGCTGGGTATATAGGATAGTCGCTTCCCAGGGATTGTCCATAAAAGTCAATAGATCGGCTCTTTGGGATTTCAGCTGACTCAAAGTGTTGGAATTTAACCTTGGCATCCGGATGGCTTTATCGAGCAAGCGATCGGCCGAATCCGGTCGTTGGAGTCGATAGGCATAGAGCTCGGCCAATAAAGAGAGAATGTCTATATTGGTCGGAGTATAACCGAATTCCTGCATATATTTCTCACAATCTCCGGCTATTTGCAGGTAGTCTGAACGGTCGGCAGGACTTTGCCGGAGTTGTTCATACCGACAAGTTAATATACCTTTACGGGCCGGAAGGTAAAACGGATTGTTCTCCTTGCCTTTGCCGAGGATCTTTTGGTAAGCTATGGTGGCTTGGTCGAAAGCTTTATTGTTTATCGCATCGAGAGCTATATTCAAAAAAATATGCAGTTTATTTTCAGACTTGTTATTTAATAATACAGCATGTTGAAGTGCCAGGAGATAATTCCGGATTTGTAGATTATACCATACAGCCAATTCATCAAAAACCGGGAGATAATCCGTCTTCTGGCATAAGGATTTCAGTGTTTTTTCGATCACCGGGTCTATACTATTGACAATGTCGTTCGAACGGGCAAAACTTAGCTGGGCGGTAATATTGTCGATACTCCCCGGGTTCAGTTCCAGGGTGCGGACAAAGAGAGGCATCATCTGTTCGTAATCTCTTTCCATCAGATAGCAATCCCCTAATTCTTTCAGAAAGGCATCCGGTTTTTTCAAAAGTATCCGGCCTTGCTGATAAGTCTTGATCGCCCAGCTATATTCCCGGATATTTTTAAATTTATTGGCCAGATTAATGATTGCTGTATTTTGCGGAATAATTTTTTTGATTGCTTTCCCGTAACATTCCTCCGATTTATTGGTTTTCCCTTGTTGTTGATAGATATAGCCCAGGTCGATCAGAAAATCTTTATTGCTATCGTCGGTTTTCAGTAATTTTTTCAGGGTATCTTCGGCTTTGTCGTATTCTTTACCATTAATCAGGCAGATAATATAATAATCCAGAAAATTTGCCGAGTGTGTGCGTTCGTATAATTTCAAAAATTTTTCGGCAGCTTTATCGTATTCTTTGGCTTGATAATAGGTATAGGCCAATTGAGAATCACTTTGTTGGGCCAGTGTATAAATAGAAGTGAATAGCAAAAAAAGAATGACAATAAATTTCATAAACCCCGATACATTTGCTTACAAAGATACGGATTTCTCAGCTATTTCCTATTTTAAAAAGTAAAGGAGCTATCTTCTAAGTCAAATTTTTAACTTCTAAGATAGCTCCCATTCTTTGCCTTCGGCATCTAATACCTTTTAACCTTTAACCCATCGCCTCTGGCTTTTTTTAGTCCATCACTTTTAGTCTTTACTTTTTACCTTATCATCTCTGTCCCCATAAACGTCTGCAACACCTCCGGTAGCCGTATACCTTCTTCGCATTGATAGTTTTCCAATAAGGCAGCGACAATCCGGGGAAGAGCCAGTGAACTTCCGTTCAGCGTATGGCAGGTTGTCGTTTTCTTATCTCCCTTGTCTTTGAACCGTAATTTCAAGCGGTTGGCCTGGAATTCCTCGAAATTGGATACAGAGCTGACTTCCAACCATTTTTCCTGTGCTTTGGAATAGACTTCAAAATCGAAAGTCAGGGCAGAGGTGAAACTGATATCTCCACCACATAAGCGAACGATGCGATAGGGAAGGCCTAGCTTGATCAGCAGGCTCTCCACATGTTTCACCATACCTTCCAGGGCCTCGTAGGATACTTCGGGACGGGTGATCTGGACAATTTCAACTTTATCGAATTGATGTAACCGGTTCAATCCTCTTACATCTTTGCCGTAAGAACCGGCTTCCCGGCGGAAACAAGCGGAATAAGCGGTATTTTTTACCGGTAGCTGGTCTCCGTCCAGAATGACGTCGCGGTAAATGTTGGTTACCGGAACTTCGGCAGTCGGGATCAGATAGAGATTGTCTTCGTTGACATAGTACATCTGACCGTCTTTGTCCGGTAACTGTCCGGTTCCGTAGCCAGAGTCGGCATTCACCATCAGGGGTGGTTGTACCTCTTGATAACCGGCTTTGATATTTTCATCCAGGAAGAAATTGATCAATGCCCGTTGCAGTCGTGCTCCCAGGCCTTTATACAGGGGAAAACCGGCACCGGTGATTTTTACACCGGTTTCGAAATCGATCAAATCATATTTCCTGGCAAGTTCCCAATGGGGCAGATCGTTTTCATGCTTTTGGGGTATGTTGTCGACAATTTTAACGATCTCATTGTCTGCTTCAGACTTTCCTTTAGCCACAGAGGCATGGGGCATATTGGGCAGGCGGAGCAAAATGTCGGTTAATTCGTTGCTGACTTCGGTGCGCCGGCTATTCAATCCCGCAATAGCTGATTTCAGATCGGCCGTTTCCTGGCGGGCTTTTTCTGCGGCTTCTTTTTGTCCCGATTGCATCAGTTTACCGATTTCTTTGGCGATGATATTCATTTGAGCCTGTTTGGCTTCTGCCTCCTGTTGTAAGGATTTTCGCTGGTTGTCGAGAGCGATGATTTTTTCAACGGATTCACGGGCATCAAAATTTTTTACAGCCAGGCGCTCTATGACGGTTTCTTTATTTTCCTGGATAAATTTCAGATTCAACATAATTTGAATATTTTAGATTTACGATTTCAGACGGACAATGTATTCAAGGGTAAGCTGACTGTTAATCGTTCCACCTTCTATCGTTACTCATTCCTTATTTTCGAAGGGTAAAATTATAAAAAAAACTCCTGTATCCGGGCAGAATACAGGAGTTTAATATTTCATATCTTTTCAGTTTATTCTGCAGCAGCTTCCACTGAAACGAACGATTTGTTGTTTCTTTTCTTTCTGAAAACAACTGTTCCGTCGATCAGAGCGAATAAAGTATGATCTTTACCGATACCTACGTTTTCACCCGGATTATGTACAGTACCTCTTTGGCGAACCAGGATATTTCCTGCTTTAGCAAATTGTCCACCCCAGATTTTTACTCCTAATCGTTTGCTTTCTGATTCACGGCCGTTCTTTGAACTACCGACTCCTTTCTTATGTGCCATATCGTATTAATAATTTAGAAGTTACAAAATAATAAAATCACTCTACAGAGCTTAAGCGTTGATAGATTCGATTTGAATCTGAGTCAGATATTGACGGTGACCGTTCTTTCTTTCGAAAGTTTTTCTTCTTTTCTTTTTGAAGATGATCACTTTATCCCCTTTCAGGTGGCTCAATACTTTTGCGGTAACTTTTGCGCCTTCTACTTTCGGTGTACCGATCTTAACCTGACCGTCATTGTCCACTAAAAGAACACTGTCGAATTCTATCTGAGCGCCTTCTTCGGCTGCCAGTCTGTGAACATAAACCTTACGGTCTTTTTCTACTTTAAATTGCTGTCCTGCAATTTCAACAATAGCGTACATTTGTTTTGTTGTTTTAATGTTAATACCATGGGGTGGGTTATGAACCGCTTATTGTACCCCTGAGGAAAATTTTCAGGTCGCAAATTTAATGCTTATTTTCGGTGAAACAAATATTTGTTAGAAAAAAATCATCGCTTCGGGAGAAGAAAAATCAGATATTTACAAAATTAAAATTTTGGAAAAATGAACGAATGTTTATATTTGCAATACTAAAACAAATTGTGCTATAAGGAGTATTTTTTATGGTGATTAATGGGATATGGAGGAAAAAGATTACGCACTGATTAGTGATAGGGAATTAGTCGATCGGTTACTTATCGGTGATGAAGAGATTGTCCGTTATTTGTTTTTTGATAAATGTACGCCGATGTTCAATTATATACTGCATCGGTTTTGTCCTTGTCAACTCGATAAAAACGAGCTGATCAACGAGTTGTATCTTTATTTGCAATCGGATAATTGGTATAAACTTCGGCAGTTCGATTTCCGGAGTAAACTGACGACCTGGTTGACGGTTGTTGCTGTACGTTTTTTTCAAAAAAGAAAAGGGGTACTGATGGATTATCGGAATCAATCGGCTCCAATAAAAGAAGAAGAGAAAGTTTTTGATTTTTTACCGGAACTGATCAGTAAGATGGACGTCTGGAATGCTATTCGTAAAATGAATAATGAACGATATCGTCAGGTGTTGGTCGATTTGGAGTTAAAGGACCTCGACCCGAAAGTGTTAGCCCGGGAAATGAATGTAACTGTGGAAAATTTGTATAACATCCGGCATCGGGCTGTAAAACAGTTAATAGCAGTAATAAGAGAGGAGGAACATTATGTTTGATCGTCTGGACTCTTTATCGGATGAGCTTTTGGCTGCTTATCTGGATGGGAATACTACTCCTGAGGAGAATCTGAAAATATGGCAGGTCCTGCAGCATGACGGACAAGAGAGAGAGGCTTTCGAGGTGGCTTGCAATAGTCTCGATATTCCGGTGTTTTTTGCTGCATCGTCTTGTCGGAATCTGTGTGTGATTCGTTCTGAACTTGCTGTATTACAAAAGCGAGGGAAAGAGGTGACGGAAGAGGAACTGATACAGATTGCGCTGAAGCAGCATTGGTATGAGGAGGAGAAAGGGACTCCTTTGAAATATATCGGAAAATTGGTCGAGAGTTTCGGATTGAAGGTGGAGAGACGCTTCTGCCGGGAGATAAACGAATTGTTCCGGGAGTTAGAACAAGGGCACGATGTCATTGCTTGTGTCGATGGTGGTGAGCTGAGCGGGAATCTTGAACAGGAGGAATTCGAGGATCGCTGGATTGGGGAAATACCCGATCACGTAGTCCTCGTTCGTAACATAGATTATTCGGAACCGCCTCGGGTCGAAGTCTACGATGTTGCGATGGAAGAGCCTGTCCGGTATTATCCTTTGGATCGTTTTATCGATAGTTGGAAAGATTCGAAATATTATATGATTAGTATAAAATAATAAGTTAAGTTATGGTAAGACCTGCTGATTATATTCATCCGGAAGATGAAGCTGCACGCCGGAATATGGAAGCTATCCCTGGGTTTGCAGCAGCGATGAAATTGTTTATGCGTTATTATGACGAGCAGATTGTGCACGGTATGAATATGGCGAATAAAATTCGGCTTTCACCGACTCAGCTGCCTGAAATTTATCAGAAATTGCCTCCGATTTGTCAAAGGCTCTCAATTTCAGAACCTGAGTTTTATCTCGAAATGGATCCTTATCCGAATGCTTATGCGATGGGGGATACCCGGACGATGGTGACTGTGACTTCGGGATTGCTGGAATACCTCACCGATGAAGAAGTCTCTTCGGTTATAGCCCACGAATGCGGACATATCGCTTGCCGGCACATGCTTTACCATACCCTGGCTTCGACTTTACTCAGGAATATAGAACGTATGGGAATACTGGGAAATGCAGTGATGCCGGTGTATTGGGCTTTGCAATACTGGAGCAGGCGAAGTGAACTGTCGGCAGATCGTGCAGGTGCTGTCGCTTTAGGGAGTATAGAGAAAGTGGTCGAAGTACAGCTTCGGCTAGCCGGTGGTCCGCGGGAGATTACTCAAAATGTGAATGTCGAAGAGTTTGTAAAACAAGCCGATTATTATGATACGCTGCAAAACAATACTTGGGATAAATTGTTACAGAATTATGCTATTTTAGGAGCTTCTCATCCTTTTACGGCAATTCGGGTACGTGAGATTCTGAAATGGGGTAAAACAGAACAATGTCAGCGAATATTGAAAAATATAAAATTGGAACAAGACGGACTGATTTGCCCTAACTGTGGAAAGCCTTTAGAAAAGGATTGGATTTATTGTAAACATTGTGGTTTCAAATTAAAATAAAAGAATATGTTGTTTGATAAAGAAGGAATACTGAACATCGATGAATTGGTTGCTCAGCGGCCGACATTCAGGAAAATAATGGAAGATCAGATCGTAACAGACGACGAGCTGACAAATCAGGCTAATCTGGTGGTTAATTTATTAAAAAAATTGGAACAGACTCTTTCGCCCGGTCAATTGAGTGAGGTAGAGAATCTTTTGGCAGAAATGAGTGTATTGTATGCTATCCATCAGTACAAGGAAATTCAGGATTTAAAACTTTAAAAGCTAGGCTATGGGAACGTTTAAATCAACAAAGACATTTTTTGCTTCACCGGAGATTATTCCGGCTATAGTTAAAGATATAACCGGGACTTTTACTAATGAGGGTTACCAGGTACAGGCTCAGGATCTGATTAGCGGTGGGTATGATATCTCGATTACGAAAGGGAATATGTTTAAAGCTGTATTGGGAATGAAAACTGCATTGAAAGTCCATATTTATCCGGCAAACGAACAGATTCGGGTCGATGCCGGAGTCGGGAT
Coding sequences within it:
- a CDS encoding (Fe-S)-binding protein → MYYDPFVLPFTIGLNILLIYLVIKYARWIRTFSPEDKRTIRRNLFSLKTLKAGKEVFLESLVHHKIFRTNPFLGYMHMCFGLGWFLLIVVGKIESLVYHTSIFNPPYFAIFFRYFHPAQETFPYSSTFAFLMDLILLMILSGLTLAFLKRMYSKALGLKKTTNHRPFDLLILTVLWLIFPLRFLAESFTSGVRGGGSFLTHSAGNFFDTFLPIESLAYPAWWAYSSALGLFFLLLPFSRYMHIPTEIVYIFLKNWGIKQGKQFTGISQFQLYSCSRCGICIDRCQLGTSLGHTDTQPVYFLKKLRHEKEHTVQIADCLMCGRCEAACPVDLKLNALRLSQRTDYTHITKSTYDYIQPQPALPAKVAYFAGCMGHLTPSVIQAMEHIFRKAGVDYTFIDQQTGICCGRPMMLAGNHSAASVIVEKNKARIENSGAGLLVTSCPICYKTFREEYRLNLKVMHHTEYLNDLIRNKLITPHQSELKTVFHNPCELGRGCDVYAAPDQVLQTVSHKLATVYDGKNSLCCGGSLANIHIDPGQRTRISSDAVKAYLSYQPDLLVTACPLCKKTFMKTDTAVPIKDIAEVVAENCR
- a CDS encoding 4Fe-4S dicluster domain-containing protein, encoding MNFWGFSISEARVIDYDKNDKSLVTAMTTEVPSSKLCIGCGGCSATCTASNLTEFNIRKLQMLVKRGETKEVGEHLQKCMLCGKCLLVCPRGVDTRRMILTMLKYINSL
- a CDS encoding FAD-dependent oxidoreductase, which encodes MCVIIIGAGPAGCEAAYRLTQAGETVELIEKESETGGNLNNWYQLFPDRKQARDLNQSLRQNIQRPDIHLHLGNYPVKISRTENNKFTLELNDGALLKGDALLVTSGFRLFNARRKEEYGYGIYENVITSVELENFFINHHIATSTGQIPKRIGLIHCVGSRDEKICNYHCSKLCCVTAVKQAIELREMLPETEILCFYMDMRMFGPGYEELYREAQEKYNIKFVRGRLSEASENREKQLLIKVEDTLVGKPLKMTLDLMVLMVGMEPSEGSTQLASMLGLDIAPNGFIRVGDPHTGTNRTNRPGIFIAGCSSSPMNLTDTLTDARSAAITIGEYLKNNENKH
- a CDS encoding heterodisulfide reductase-related iron-sulfur binding cluster, with product MNLEGKQQIWNDYQKEIADDRYYYARSCIRQTFFPGSEWAYLDILNNKLGKTVLDDPRHTTCTGIGYHSDVVPIETIMTVVARHFALMTEAGFENMTPSCITSFGIYTEILHTWETHPEWEEKTREFLWKATKREFQKPKNLAHTSDVIYKFRNEIAAQKKYSLVDIHTGRPLQVVDHIGCHYAKMFPSKGIGGAEFPAVLSGMVSAWGGQPVDYPERRHCCGFGFRNYLVLANRGFSVANSKKKFESMQPYEPDFIITNCPGCAMFLDKWQYTISEMEGTTYGPDGYGIPVLTYEEVAALVLGYDPWEIGLQMHQVSVEPLLDKMGIRYDPEAKYKNIRGEDMGHPQCPTYLKV
- a CDS encoding 4Fe-4S dicluster domain-containing protein, which gives rise to MSLIDSLKKDIHYIESLNSCMNCGVCTAICPSAEFYNYDPRIIADTVQRQDEESIEGLLKSDTIWYCGECMSCKTRCPRCNTPGGIIMALRRLSQEKGWFTESEKGRQQFALKRILGNNILNYGYCVTPDIVKPEMHPEQGPVWEWIYEHRDEVYERTHSNYKQTGAGALRKVDDDSLNELKQIFEVTGGSEFMENIETYSLQKAEEEGMDPESYFLHTYTDNNGRHGGR
- the ruvC gene encoding crossover junction endodeoxyribonuclease RuvC, which codes for MEKLIMGIDPGTNFMGYAIIKVFGKNQKPELVVSGIVDMIKITDPYIKLQRIFSRTLQVIDSYQPDELAIEAQFYGKNVQSMLKLGRAQGVAIAAALQRDIPIFEYAPRKIKMSVTGSGTASKEQIALLLGKFMTLHTTSEMLDETDAIAIAYCHYLQSCNPLTSAGHTCKSWNDFIKKNPDKLV
- a CDS encoding DUF4286 family protein, with product MRIIYNTSFIIDEDIETAWIGFIRKNYISVLQTNRLCEDIIFTKVSIDQPEGKTYSLQLVFNSEEQQNHFLDEWLPDIEKKIIQIFSNRYLCFSSILTEI